In Paenibacillus sp. FSL M7-0420, a single genomic region encodes these proteins:
- a CDS encoding family 43 glycosylhydrolase translates to MTQQQGFNPYLPSWEYVPDAEPYVFEGRVYVYGSHDRFNGHAFCLNDYVCWSAPEDNLGDWQYEGVIYRTTDDPLNPEGSMCLYAPDVTQGPDGRYYLYYVLDKVPVVSVAVCDKPGGKYEFYGYVTYKDGTRLGEREGDEPQFDPGVLTEGDTTYLYTGFCGYGDKSRHGAMATVLGPDMLTIIEEPVFVAPSQPYSQGTGFEGYEFFEAPSIRKRGDIYYLIYSSISMHELCYATSSHPTRDFVYQGVIVSNCDLHIDTYKPADQTMYYGGNNHGSIVEVNGAWYIFYHRHTNGTAFSRQGCIEPITFREDGTIPQVEITTSGPNGGPLEGRGEYPAYLACHLFTKDQEMYTGGFGKMGAWMDSRFPKITQDGRDGEEEVGYIANMTESATAGFKYFDCKGVSRVSIKVRGYCHGEFQVKTAWDGPALASIPVGFTNVWKEYAAEVAIPDGVQALYFTYTGGGGAQFASFTLE, encoded by the coding sequence ATGACACAACAACAAGGATTTAACCCCTATCTGCCTTCCTGGGAGTATGTGCCGGATGCGGAGCCTTATGTTTTTGAAGGAAGAGTATATGTCTATGGCTCACATGACCGGTTCAACGGCCACGCTTTCTGTCTGAACGACTATGTCTGCTGGTCAGCGCCGGAGGACAATCTGGGCGATTGGCAGTATGAAGGGGTGATCTACCGGACGACAGATGATCCGCTCAACCCGGAAGGCAGCATGTGTCTCTATGCACCGGATGTGACGCAGGGACCGGACGGGCGCTACTATCTCTACTATGTACTGGACAAGGTTCCTGTCGTATCGGTAGCGGTCTGCGATAAGCCGGGCGGCAAATACGAATTCTACGGCTATGTCACCTATAAGGACGGCACGCGTCTGGGCGAACGGGAGGGTGATGAGCCGCAGTTTGACCCGGGGGTATTAACCGAAGGAGACACCACTTACCTGTATACCGGCTTCTGCGGATACGGCGACAAGTCCAGACACGGCGCGATGGCTACCGTACTGGGTCCTGATATGCTTACGATTATTGAAGAGCCTGTGTTCGTTGCACCGAGCCAGCCTTACAGCCAGGGGACCGGCTTCGAGGGCTATGAGTTCTTCGAGGCCCCTTCCATCCGCAAAAGAGGGGATATCTACTACCTGATCTACTCCTCCATCTCCATGCATGAGCTGTGTTATGCCACCAGCAGTCATCCCACCCGGGATTTCGTATATCAGGGAGTCATTGTGAGCAACTGTGATCTGCATATCGATACGTATAAGCCTGCGGACCAGACGATGTATTACGGCGGCAATAACCACGGCAGCATCGTGGAGGTTAATGGAGCGTGGTATATCTTCTATCACCGGCATACCAACGGGACCGCGTTCTCGCGCCAGGGCTGCATCGAGCCGATTACGTTCCGTGAAGACGGCACCATCCCGCAGGTGGAGATTACAACCTCAGGCCCGAACGGCGGCCCGCTGGAGGGACGCGGAGAATATCCGGCCTACCTGGCCTGTCATTTGTTCACCAAGGATCAGGAGATGTATACCGGAGGGTTTGGCAAGATGGGTGCCTGGATGGACAGCCGGTTCCCGAAGATTACCCAGGACGGCAGAGACGGCGAAGAAGAGGTTGGCTATATTGCCAATATGACGGAGTCGGCGACTGCGGGGTTCAAGTATTTTGACTGCAAGGGGGTTAGCCGGGTCTCCATCAAGGTGCGGGGATATTGCCATGGGGAGTTCCAGGTGAAGACTGCTTGGGACGGGCCTGCGCTTGCTTCTATTCCGGTAGGCTTCACTAATGTCTGGAAAGAATATGCTGCGGAAGTGGCGATTCCAGACGGCGTGCAGGCCTTGTATTTCACGTATACCGGAGGCGGCGGCGCGCAGTTTGCATCATTTACGCTGGAGTAG
- a CDS encoding helix-turn-helix transcriptional regulator, with the protein MYEHRYRENKLHGQPEFPLHIYRVEHQARVHSILPVHWHNEMEIIYLAEGRATFYIESREFAIQAGDALIVHPGELHSGMDTAMGGTCYYSIVFKGSWLSSPQPDRVQELFLDPVLQGKVRLPALLSAADAAHSPLLQLIRELLSRYERKSGAYEMSLKALLLLFIADSYQYGLTGLNPAAETRHGREYNRQIREVLSYMEAHSRDRLELDQLASVVSLSRSHFCKFFKAQTGMRPMEYLNYIRISQAASLLRSGSYNVLEAALESGYQHVSYFSKWFKHYMNMPPSEYKARYSSGV; encoded by the coding sequence GCCGGAATTCCCGCTGCATATCTACCGGGTGGAGCATCAGGCCCGCGTGCATTCCATTCTTCCCGTGCACTGGCATAACGAGATGGAGATAATCTATCTGGCGGAAGGCCGCGCTACCTTCTATATTGAGAGCCGCGAGTTCGCCATTCAAGCAGGAGATGCCCTGATTGTTCATCCCGGCGAGCTTCATTCAGGCATGGACACCGCCATGGGCGGCACCTGTTATTATTCCATCGTGTTCAAAGGCTCCTGGCTGTCTTCGCCTCAGCCCGACAGGGTGCAGGAGCTGTTCCTGGACCCCGTCCTGCAAGGGAAGGTCCGGCTTCCCGCTCTGTTATCTGCTGCAGATGCCGCCCACTCCCCCTTGCTTCAGCTGATCAGGGAGCTGCTAAGCCGCTATGAGCGTAAGTCCGGGGCATACGAAATGAGTCTGAAGGCGCTCTTACTGCTGTTCATCGCAGACAGCTATCAATACGGGCTGACCGGGCTGAACCCGGCGGCGGAGACCCGGCACGGCCGGGAATATAACCGGCAGATCCGGGAGGTGCTGAGCTATATGGAGGCACATTCCCGCGACCGGCTGGAGCTGGATCAGCTTGCCTCCGTTGTATCGCTTAGCCGCTCGCATTTCTGCAAGTTTTTCAAGGCTCAGACCGGGATGCGACCGATGGAGTATCTGAATTATATCCGCATCAGCCAGGCGGCCAGTCTGCTCCGCAGCGGATCATACAATGTGCTGGAGGCTGCGCTGGAGTCAGGCTACCAGCATGTCAGCTATTTCTCCAAATGGTTCAAGCATTATATGAACATGCCCCCATCAGAGTACAAGGCCCGGTATTCTTCCGGCGTGTAG